A stretch of DNA from Lotus japonicus ecotype B-129 chromosome 4, LjGifu_v1.2:
tatgatatgtgagcatgataacaacaggatatgataagagcacgATAAACTCTTATCTTATCTTGTTTTTTaggtgcacatgataatgacaaaatatgataaggaaaatatatcaaatttatatttgaataaaaaatacatttaaaaatttatcattatattaaatttaattttttatacattttcatgaatgagtctatattttaaaataattaaatttttattaattagcctattttattattttgaagatactatattttaaataaaattatgcaattaaccaattagttttcacttagttgtggcacgtgataattaacaataaaagttaactaaattaagaatattattatttcaaaattactttatggttaaattataaataattaaaaattaactaaatttaaaatattattatttcaaaagtaatttatatttaaattattatataagtagataaataatttttaaataataggagatgaaaatattaaattagtctataactattaaagtaaattattattataaattataaattatataatattaaagtaaattaatttgaagttaggatactgaaagaaaatatataattagtatCCTATCATGTTTTATCATAGCTCCCCCTcagataacttttacacatgataaacatgatatgataagagacaagatagtgttatcatatcatGCTGACGCAACAAACTACAGACTCAATAAGATTATTACTATCCTGTCATATCCTATCatgtcctgaccaccaaacggaccTTTAGATTCATTGAATGAATGATGTATGTGATCAGCTAAAATTTTGACCAGTGTAAATGGTTACcaatatttttcaattaattaattatagttcgaatattttaatattattattgggACAAAATAATGGTTGAAAAAACTACAAAATGATGAAACACGAGAAGGAGGAGCTTACTTGTTTGCATAGGAATCcgaggaagagaagagagagagagagaggagacaCAGACAGACAGGACACAAGCTCCCAAACGAAACAGGTTCAGATTCGATCTCTTGTTTTTGCTTTCCGTTCCACATTCAATCAAAAATTCATACCAATTTGTTGAATTTGATTTCCTTGTGTCGTTAATTTGCATTTTTTTCTTCACGATCTCAggttggttttgtttttttctctctGGTTGGTTGGAATTATATAATTCACCTTTGATTCTGCATGCTCCATTCATCTTAACAGACATTTGTTCAAATTTTATTCTCataaagttttatttttattttttattgttagcTAGATCAGGAATATGAAAACACCACAAttctcaattttttgtttttgtttttccatCTGGATTGGTTGGTTAATTTCATGGTTGAAGAATTATTTTCTCcattttcattcattttctaTAGTAATGTTTGTTTGAATTGAATTTCTTAATAAATGGCATGTGTGTACATGGGATTCTGGTGAGAATTAGTACATGTTTtgaaaattgattctgaaacaGGGATAAGTTTCTCAtatcatgtttggatcagcttattCTGtgttcagaatcaattctagcagTTCACTGAAGGTTCttctcagaattgattttgatttcaggATGAGCTGTAGATAATAGCTTCTTGGTGTCAGAGTCGATTCTGAAGAAATGGAAGCTGATTAAAACATACTAAtatgaatttgattttttttttgccatGGTGGTTGGCTGCAGGTCTGTGCCTCCTCTATATAGTAGCTAGTTTTTGGGACCAGAAACAAAGGACCACATGGATTATGAAAGTAACAGTTGGATATGGGAGGGGGTGTACTACTATCCACATTTGTTTGGTGGTCTAATGGTTACAGCAGCCTTGCTGGGCTTGTCAACCAGCTATTTTGGAGGGATTGGTCATTTGCCACTTCCATTTCCCTGGTCTAATTCGGGGATTTTTCACAAGAAGAAATCAGGGAAGAGGCGCGTTCGGGTTTACATGGATGGCTGTTTTGATCTGATGCATTATGGCCATGCCAATGCTCTCAGACAAGCAAAAGCTCTAGGAGATGAATTGGTTGTGGGTCTTGTCAATGATGAGGAGATCCTTGCCACTAAAGGGCCTCCTGTTTTAACCATGGCGGAGAGGTATAAATATTTCtgttttctatttatttattttgacaCTAAAGGGTCTTGTCTCTTCTCTTGTACTTGGCGTTTTTTAAACTGAATTATCGATTGatttgtttgaaaatttatctaTGTTTCAGGCTAGCCCTTGTGAGTGGATTGAAGTGGGTGGATGAGGTCATAACTGATGCTCCTTATGCAATTACTGAGCAATTCTTGCATCGTCTCTTTCATGAATACAAAATTGACTACGTCATACATGGCGATGATCCTTGCTTGCTTCCAGATGGAACAGATGCTTATGCTGCAGCAAAGAAAGCTGGTCGTTACAAGCAAATCAAACGTACTGAAGGAGTTTCCAGCACAGACATCGTAGGTACTAAATTTCTCTATTTATACCATAAGAAAGCCATGAGTTTTGTGAATCATGACCATATCTTTTGGTTCTTAGATTtctttttgtgtgtgtgtgtgcagtTAGGCCTCCTAAGATGAAAAATATACTTGGAGTTATCGATTTTTTGGGGCTTGATAATTGATACCTTGCTGATGTTCGACAACTAGTTCTATAAATCATAAACTAATCATATGTATTTGATCAAACTATGCTTCAATACAGGAAGAATAATGTCTTCTTTAAAAGATCAAAAAACTTGTGAAGATCAAAATGGTACTGATGTAAAACGTCAAGAAGAAAGCATGTCAAAGGATTCCCACATATCTCAGTTCCTACCAACTTCCCGACGCATTGTCCAGTTTTCAAATGGGAAGGTATTTTGGTTTCATTTCTCATCAACTgtttcaaagaaaaaatgtATATTCAGTTCATAATTCTAAAACCAATTTATAGTTTCACTAGATGAACTTTTAGTTTGATACATTTCTCATATTTCTTTAAGAGGTATGCTAAACCCCCATCAACTGTTATTTGGATATACTTTATGCAACAATCACTGATTTGAAATTTATGTGACTACTGGTGGTTAAGTTAAACATGGGTAGAAGAAATTTGTTTTCTTCAGTATAGTTTGCAGAACTTCTTTATATAGTAATCCATTTTTCATCTTATTTTAGGGTCCTGGACCGAATGCTCGTATTGTATACATTGATGGGGCATTTGATCTCTTCCATGCAGGGCATGTTGAGGTACTGAACGACTCATAAGTTTCATAGACTGTGTAGTTGTGCAATTTATTATCCTATCAGTCAAATGCTTACGTTCATCAGGCACCATTTGACCTAATTGTTACAGTATGATTTTGAATCATTCATTACTGCATGTTCTATCAGATACTTAAGAGGGCTAGAGAGCTTGGAGATTTTCTTCTAGTTGGCATACACTCGGATGAAACAGTGAGGTATGCAAGCTTTTAATCATGCAAAGTTGATCTTGTTATTATCGAGGCATCGGTGCTGAAAGTAACTACTTTCCTGCAGCGAACATCGAGGAAATCACTATCCAATTATGCATCTACATGAGCGGAGTCTTAGTGTGCTAGCTTGCCGTCATGTTGATGAAGTCATTATTGGTGCACCTTGGGAAATTACAAAGGACATGGTATGTCTCTGATTCTACATCTTCTGGATATCATTTTAGTAATTCTTTTACCATTTTATTCCTTGATGCATTGAATCTTACTAAGCTTGTTTCTTTTTCACTCAAATGAaggatttaatttttattatacaTGGTAATCTCATGAAGAGAAATGCTCGCAGCACATTCCTTAATGATCTCTTTTCAACTCATTCTCTATTATTTGCTGAAATAATCTCCATTATACAGTGGACCTAGGTTGTTTAGTGAAGCTAGCACAAGATTTCACCTAATTATAAATATTGTCAGAAAATGTATTGCTAGCATTTCTCGCTTTGTGAAACATCATCTCCAGTTTACCCTGTTTTCTTCTTGAAATGATCAGAAATGTAACTTCTTGTATGCACACATTGCTTCTACTTGAGAGTGAGAGAGCATCTGAAATGTTCTTGGACATCAATTGAATCCATTGCTTATTTTCTTTATCATGAggtttatttttactttttggaATCAAAACAGATCACAACTTTCAATATCTCACTAGTTGTGCATGGAACTGTTGCTGAGAAGTCATTACATGTAAGTTTACCCATTTTTATTCACCTGTGGTGCAATATCATTTTCTTTTCTGGGGTGTATTAGTGAACAAGTTGCATTGTGCAGAGTGAAAGAGATCCATATGAAGTTCCAAAGAGCATGGGAATGTTCCGCTTGCTTGAAAGTCCAAAAGATATCACTACCACTACGGTGGCCCAAAGGATATTGGCTAATCATGAAGCTTACGAGGTAATTTAGTAATTTTTACTTCTATCCTTttttttggctttctttcttaatATTTGAGCAGCCTTCaaaatttttatttgtttatatgGTTAGTCTAATATACATGTTGAGCGTCTAATTTGTCAAATGTGCTGCTAAATGTATAATCCATCACAAATTGCATCGTTGAGACATGCTACTAAGTGCTTGTTCTACAATTGATCCTGAAACCAGACTCATTTTTTAGAAGAAGTGCTAGCTTCTGGGTTTTTTAGAATCAATTCGGATGAATGAAAAATTAATCCAAATATGCTATAACACTCTCTTATTGGCTGAAAATCGTGTAAGGTCCTCTAAATTATAGGGTCTCGGCATAAATATTTCATAGGGGAATTTTTTGCTGGAATCAAATTATAGTGGGGTTTTCATTTACCTGATGTTCTTCTTTCAAGACCATACTTTTAAGAGGATTCAGGCACCCTTGGGAGAACAACTTTGTTCTTGTTGgtcataatttaaataatttagagATGAGTGCTCAAAATTTGAATCGAATCATCTCAGGCTACTTGAAGCTCAAGATCTAATCAAAGTTTACTCTTCAAAGCTTTATCTCTTATTGCTTTCCGTGTCAACATTCTGATAGATGTTTTAGTTTTCAAGATTATTTAGTTACCCTGATTCCTTTTCATCTGATGCAGAAGCGCAATGCGAAAAAATCTCAGAGTGAAAAGAGATActatgaagagaaaaattatGTGTCTGGAGACTAGGCATGGAGAGTAGTTTGATTCTGCTCATCAAACTTAGCCCTTTCAGCTTTCACAGAGATGCTTGTTATAGCAGTGCAGGaatctatatatatagatatttaTTGTGAAGGACAAAGAGTACAGAGCATGGCATAGAATAGCATCATTTAATTATAGCTATCACTTAGGAATAGCAATGTACTTCAATGTCCTGACATTATTCTTGTCATCTGAAAGGCTTCCATATGGTTTGCCCAGCAATTTTATGGCATCTGGTTTTTTCTGTGCTTTTGCTTTATTTAGAGTGCTCCAATGAGAAAACGCATTGCCCTGACTGGGATTGTACTATATAACTATCAGAAGCGAAACGCATCAGGAGTGATTTTTTGAATtgctttaatttatttcaagGTAGTAGAGATGTAGAATTATTCAAGAAACATACTAGCAATGCTCACTTTAACTCAACTTCCAACATCTTGTTATTAATTGGTTGAAATTTACGCGAGTTCACTAAAAATATAGGTCTAATTTTCACATAATTTTAACCAATCAATTAATGAATGTTTAGATAATGTATGTGTTCCAGGTGCTCCTCATTAAATCTCAGTATTCAATGGCCAATTTTTAGATAacttattatgattattatgatttcacatttattttctaaaatacaCTCGTCAAACCTAATGTAGATAATTCAACTCTTTAAACATGTTGACAAGGGTTTGATCATGAGCCATGTATAGAGAAAAAACTTTGTTGGTAGAAACAAAACTCACTTATGTGTTCTTTCTCTTTGTGCCTTAAAAAATGAACAGTTAGCTTGTTCAATGAAGATAGCCATTTGTAACATAAGATAGAGACCAAGTTGAGTGCAATACTCTGAAACTATGCATTCCTGATCAATGTAGACATGAAAACACCTCAAAGAAGAAGGTGGAAAAAGCATACAGATTAGTTCATTCCTTTGCTAAACTTGGATGGCCTACTGAAAATGTAAGAAACTAGCATTCCCATCCCATCCATGTTACACGGTCACGAATATAGACAATGACCAACCAACTCCCATACTCTGGTGAGAAAAACTACTAAACCAAGGCATTGGAGCAACCCAACAACCCATTTCTGAGCTAGCAAAACTGCAACCAAGCAAGCCTATTATCTTAGTCTAATGAGTCTAGCATTCTATTATGAACAGCCACAACAGCTTCAAAGCAAGTTATGTTTCAACGAGTCCAGGTGATAGGGGTTGAGTTGCTTTGAGGAAGGTGAGGTAAAAAGCAgtgctgttgctgctgctgaaACCCCTCTGGCAAATTCATTGTTGTTGGGAAATTGGTGATTGAAGTTGACGGCGCGTTACCAACAGCAGTGTCTTGTTGTTCTTCTTCTATATCCAtcactccttctccttcttcttgttctcccATAACATCATCAGCTTCCATCAACTCTACATTGGTGTTGTCTTCATCAAGTGTGGAGAAGGATGAGGATTGAGGTACCCAAGGCACAATTGCCAAATGATGGTTGTTGCTCTTGAGGTCTCGTTCCTCCTCGCGTGTCCACCAAGGAAGCTGTTGATCTGCAATCAAAATTAATAGCATGAGCTtctattttctcaaaatcaattctaacaccAAGAAGCTAATCACATAAACTACAATTCACTTCTCTTTACATTTAGTGCATAACATGTTTAAATGAGCTTCTATTTCCTCAGTCGAGACACCGAGGTTAATCACATAAACTACGAGCTTCTatttcctcaaaatcaattccgACACCTCGAAGCTAATCACATAAACTACAATCCACTTCTCCTAACACTTTGTGCATGATTGGATCATCGTTTATCACAATTGTTTTTCAAATTTGATtggagtaaaaaaaaaagtgagttgAAAATGCGTTTGGATAAAGTTACGAAAAGTGATTTTGGTAGAATGTAGAGTAAtattatgaaattcagttgtaaAATTGATTATAATTATGTTGAATACAGAAACTAGTCTCTAGCTAGTAGCTACTCTGACAATTGATTTTTGAGTctaaaatcaattttccaaaattGCACAGAAATATGAATATTTTGATCCAGAAGTGATTTTCGTGtactagaattgattctggtttaattaagaagtaaaatcaaaagaagaagaagagagagagagagattcttACTCTTGATTTCAGATAGAAGCTCAGAATCGACGGTGAGAGAGTAAGAGGAAGGGGAATGATGATGGAGGGGCTTGAAGAGGACGAGAGCTCTCTCGTCGTTCGTGAAAGACGGTGGTTGGTCGTCTTCTTCGACAATCGGCGGCAAGAGAGAAGCAGAATCGAGACGGCGAATCTTGGTAGCAGGTGAAGATAGCGAGAAATCGGAGAAATCGTGGCTGATTTCATCGACTCCTTTTCTCTTCAACAACCTGTGTCCCGCCATGAAAACGAAATTAGCAATTACACAACACAGAGACAAAGAGaatggcggcggtggtggtggtttgtGGAGCTCTGAACGGTGATTTGTTGTGCAGAGGGAGGGAGAAGAAGGAGGGAAATAGTGCTTGTTGGTTCCGTGTAGACTAGACTCTAGACTTCTCTGGAAATTCTTCACCTTTCCCAAATCTTCTACTTTCTTTCCACGTGTAATTATTTGTTACCCAATGTTTTCTATTTCTTCCTTCTTTAATTTAATTCAACTCATTAATtgctttttctttcttaatcaaGCTATCTATCTCACACCAACACAAACTTCTGTGGTTGAATCAAGTGATTCGTGCATGTTTAATTTTCGATTTTTGTTAAGCAATGTTTGAAGTTAAAGCCTTGtgaatgcaaaaaaaaaaaaaaatacgcTATCAAAAAGTTAGCCCCACCAAATTAAGATGTAGATGTGTTCGTTTTGAACAAAGTTGTTTATGTTGAGGTTGATGATACATCATACATgtctaacaaaaataaaattaaggtaTTTCACATCTTACAGCATGATTGCCGTGAAATTAAATGTAGGGGGCTgaccaatgagttttttctattcgtAAGAGTTGAGATTTGAACTCCCAACAACTTGTTTAAATGATGAAGTGTTGAACTACTACACCAACCCACTTGGTTAATGAACTTGAATATGATTATTTATTATAagtttgtttgataaattgataaaaCATAAATGTTATGAAAGTACTAACAtcaataataaaaatgattactgCCCGGTGAATGTAATATATCGTCTACACATATAATAACTCAAAGGAGattgctgtcaaaaaaaaaactcaaggaGATTAACAACAAAAACGACCAACACAATGGTCATTGAATTTGAAGGAAATCTATCGTCTACACATACAAAAGATTGTATATTACGTTGAAACTGGTTCTAACCTTTAGACTTGTTAACTATTTATCAATCAATTGTATTATGTCAGGAGAGTTAAAGGGTTTTCTACATCAtttaccaaaaatcacaaaataataaaatatatagcAAATTGAAGTTAATAGAGATCCATTTTGAATTTTCATTAGCTAATTATAAGCAATTGAAAGCATGTtacatgtttttctttttaaacttaATCTATCAAACTTAATTTTATCCATCTGTAAACAAACAAACCCTTAGGTGTTAACCATTATCTTCATTTTTAATACTAGTACATTATAACtcaatagatagatagattgatATACATACAACTTGCTCACTAGTCCATAATCACATCATTTCATTACTAATACATAGTTTTTCCTTCCCCTCTATGTTTACATTTCTACGAAAAGAAAGTAATCTTTCAATGTATCCTATATGCTTTGTATACAGATCCAATGATCCATTTATGATTCAACTACTAATACACAGCAA
This window harbors:
- the LOC130713765 gene encoding ethanolamine-phosphate cytidylyltransferase-like produces the protein MDYESNSWIWEGVYYYPHLFGGLMVTAALLGLSTSYFGGIGHLPLPFPWSNSGIFHKKKSGKRRVRVYMDGCFDLMHYGHANALRQAKALGDELVVGLVNDEEILATKGPPVLTMAERLALVSGLKWVDEVITDAPYAITEQFLHRLFHEYKIDYVIHGDDPCLLPDGTDAYAAAKKAGRYKQIKRTEGVSSTDIVGRIMSSLKDQKTCEDQNGTDVKRQEESMSKDSHISQFLPTSRRIVQFSNGKGPGPNARIVYIDGAFDLFHAGHVEILKRARELGDFLLVGIHSDETVSEHRGNHYPIMHLHERSLSVLACRHVDEVIIGAPWEITKDMITTFNISLVVHGTVAEKSLHSERDPYEVPKSMGMFRLLESPKDITTTTVAQRILANHEAYEKRNAKKSQSEKRYYEEKNYVSGD
- the LOC130715377 gene encoding uncharacterized protein LOC130715377 encodes the protein MAGHRLLKRKGVDEISHDFSDFSLSSPATKIRRLDSASLLPPIVEEDDQPPSFTNDERALVLFKPLHHHSPSSYSLTVDSELLSEIKNQQLPWWTREEERDLKSNNHHLAIVPWVPQSSSFSTLDEDNTNVELMEADDVMGEQEEGEGVMDIEEEQQDTAVGNAPSTSITNFPTTMNLPEGFQQQQQHCFLPHLPQSNSTPITWTR